A DNA window from Thermogemmata fonticola contains the following coding sequences:
- the rarD gene encoding EamA family transporter RarD: protein MTGSSRSGLLWGLGAYTCWGLVPLYFALLKRYGLSAGEILAQRIVWSLPLLLLLVTLHRQPRAELRRALADRSLMMRLGASASLLAVNWLLYIYATVTDRVAEASHGYFLLPLVNAALGSALLGERLRPAHYPALALVALSAALPLLLNGQGGWLPLALPLTFGLYSLLRKQIPLDSIAALTVETALLLPPSAAYLLLAGSGHHHLGATPAATAAILASGLVTVVPLLAFTLSLRRLTLLALSFLQFISPTVQLLLALTVLGEELTTARLAALACVWLAVLLVLADALLTHLRRPRTPHADPSPTLTASPAPSAPPPHPSLPPR, encoded by the coding sequence GTGACCGGCTCCTCCCGTTCCGGCCTCCTCTGGGGCCTCGGCGCCTACACCTGCTGGGGACTGGTGCCCCTCTACTTCGCCCTGCTCAAACGCTACGGCCTGTCCGCCGGGGAAATCCTCGCCCAGCGGATCGTCTGGTCGTTGCCCCTGCTTCTGCTTTTGGTGACGCTCCATCGTCAGCCCCGCGCGGAACTCCGCCGCGCTCTGGCAGACCGCAGCCTGATGATGCGCCTGGGGGCGTCCGCCAGTCTGTTGGCCGTCAACTGGCTGCTGTACATTTACGCCACCGTCACCGATCGCGTCGCCGAAGCCAGCCACGGCTACTTCCTCCTGCCCCTGGTCAACGCCGCCCTCGGCTCCGCCCTGCTCGGCGAACGCCTCCGCCCCGCCCATTACCCCGCCCTGGCCCTGGTCGCCCTCAGCGCTGCGCTTCCCCTCCTCCTCAACGGACAGGGGGGCTGGCTCCCCCTCGCCCTCCCCCTCACCTTCGGACTCTACAGCCTCCTCCGCAAACAAATCCCCCTGGATTCCATCGCCGCCCTGACCGTCGAAACCGCCCTCCTTCTGCCCCCCTCCGCCGCCTACCTCCTCCTCGCCGGCTCCGGTCACCACCACCTCGGCGCCACACCCGCCGCCACCGCCGCCATCCTCGCCAGCGGACTCGTCACCGTCGTCCCACTGCTCGCCTTCACCCTCTCCCTGCGCCGCCTCACCCTCCTGGCCCTCAGCTTCCTCCAGTTCATCTCCCCCACCGTGCAACTGCTCCTGGCCCTCACCGTCCTGGGTGAAGAGCTGACCACCGCCCGCCTGGCCGCCCTCGCCTGCGTCTGGCTCGCCGTCCTCCTCGTCCTCGCCGATGCCCTCCTGACTCACCTCCGCCGCCCTCGCACCCCGCACGCCGACCCTTCCCCGACCCTCACCGCTTCCCCAGCCCCTTCAGCACCGCCACCACATCCTTCACTGCCGCCTCGTTGA